In Elaeis guineensis isolate ETL-2024a chromosome 1, EG11, whole genome shotgun sequence, a genomic segment contains:
- the LOC140853591 gene encoding probable serine/threonine-protein kinase PBL16 isoform X5 — translation MRGFMIRACFSRHSGVAYRGALERAEMAAKQKLPAQPSADQCRSVYSYAELKKITNGFSAENFMGKTFSSNSLLYRGEIVDKESNLVRKVIVEMRKNEKDYDLKVWQTQLNALKDPAISSHPNVVKLQGYCNSACDLGLVYDCHALGTLHSLIFDESFSWSMRMKVALQLAGVLQFLHSQEKPLILLNFEPRSILVDMDFNPLIFGFGLASGGVLGIIDHRVLRLIILNGPQVYLDPEYTLCGITIGPWCDVFSFGTLLLAMITKSHDQEVGKIIARSEYSFLQRFYGINFAKFIVLKNFWKDGKYHIRDSAAVTKLAGRCVKSCMMGVKKYHERPGMSEAVSILECLRVVKELGLHCSSLA, via the exons ATGAGGGGTTTTATGATCCGCGCGTGCTTCTCTCGCCATTCCGGTGTTGCGTACCGTGGAGCCCTGGAGCGTGCGGAGATGGCCGCCAAGCAGAAACTTCCGGCGCAACCTTCCGCCGACCAATGTCGATCTG TCTACTCTTATGCTGAGTTGAAGAAGATAACAAACGGGTTCAGTGCTGAGAATTTCATGGGCAAAACGTTTTCATCGAATAGCCTCCTCTACCGAGGCGAGATTGTTGATAAGGAATCGAATCTCGTCCGGAAGGTGATTGTGGAGATGCGGAAGAATGAAAAAGATTATGATCTTAAGGTTTGGCAG ACTCAACTGAATGCCCTCAAGGATCCTGCGATAAGTAGTCACCCGAACGTGGTGAAGCTCCAAGGTTACTGCAACAGTGCCTGCGATCTGGGTCTGGTCTATGACTGCCATGCCTTAGGCACATTGCATAGTCTTATATTTGATG AAAGTTTTAGCTGGAGCATGAGGATGAAGGTAGCTCTTCAATTGGCAGGTGTGCTTCAGTTTCTTCACTCTCAAGAGAAGCCTCTTATTCTTTTGAACTTTGAGCCTCGCAGCATTTTGGTTGACATG GACTTCAATCCCTTAATATTTGGTTTCGGTCTAGCCTCTGGTGGAGTTTTGGGTATTATTGATCACAGAGTTTTGAGACTCATAATTCTGAACGGTCCTCAGGTGTATTTAGATCCAGAGTACACTTTATGTG GTATTACCATTGGCCCCTGGTGTGATGTCTTTAGTTTTGGTACCCTGCTTCTAGCAATGATCACCAAGAGCCATGATCAAGAAGTTGGCAAGATTATAGCTCGAAGTGAATATTCCTTTTTGCAGAGATTTTATGGGATTAACTTTGCAAAATTCATTGTCCTAAAGAATTTCTGGAAAGATGGTAAGTATCACATCCGTGATAGTGCTGCTGTTACAAAACTGGCTGGGAGATGCGTGAAGAGTTGCATGATGGGGGTAAAGAAATATCATGAGCGCCCTGGAATGTCTGAGGCTGTCAGCATCTTGGAATGCTTGCGTGTGGTGAAAGAGCTTGGCTTACACTGCAGTTCTCTTGCATGA
- the LOC140853591 gene encoding probable serine/threonine-protein kinase PBL16 isoform X3 has product MRGFMIRACFSRHSGVAYRGALERAEMAAKQKLPAQPSADQCRSEQCEMAGVEIPVYSYAELKKITNGFSAENFMGKTFSSNSLLYRGEIVDKESNLVRKVIVEMRKNEKDYDLKVWQTQLNALKDPAISSHPNVVKLQGYCNSACDLGLVYDCHALGTLHSLIFDESFSWSMRMKVALQLAGVLQFLHSQEKPLILLNFEPRSILVDMDFNPLIFGFGLASGGVLGIIDHRVLRLIILNGPQVYLDPEYTLCGITIGPWCDVFSFGTLLLAMITKSHDQEVGKIIARSEYSFLQRFYGINFAKFIVLKNFWKDGKYHIRDSAAVTKLAGRCVKSCMMGVKKYHERPGMSEAVSILECLRVVKELGLHCSSLA; this is encoded by the exons ATGAGGGGTTTTATGATCCGCGCGTGCTTCTCTCGCCATTCCGGTGTTGCGTACCGTGGAGCCCTGGAGCGTGCGGAGATGGCCGCCAAGCAGAAACTTCCGGCGCAACCTTCCGCCGACCAATGTCGATCTG AACAATGCGAAATGGCGGGGGTTGAAATACCAGTCTACTCTTATGCTGAGTTGAAGAAGATAACAAACGGGTTCAGTGCTGAGAATTTCATGGGCAAAACGTTTTCATCGAATAGCCTCCTCTACCGAGGCGAGATTGTTGATAAGGAATCGAATCTCGTCCGGAAGGTGATTGTGGAGATGCGGAAGAATGAAAAAGATTATGATCTTAAGGTTTGGCAG ACTCAACTGAATGCCCTCAAGGATCCTGCGATAAGTAGTCACCCGAACGTGGTGAAGCTCCAAGGTTACTGCAACAGTGCCTGCGATCTGGGTCTGGTCTATGACTGCCATGCCTTAGGCACATTGCATAGTCTTATATTTGATG AAAGTTTTAGCTGGAGCATGAGGATGAAGGTAGCTCTTCAATTGGCAGGTGTGCTTCAGTTTCTTCACTCTCAAGAGAAGCCTCTTATTCTTTTGAACTTTGAGCCTCGCAGCATTTTGGTTGACATG GACTTCAATCCCTTAATATTTGGTTTCGGTCTAGCCTCTGGTGGAGTTTTGGGTATTATTGATCACAGAGTTTTGAGACTCATAATTCTGAACGGTCCTCAGGTGTATTTAGATCCAGAGTACACTTTATGTG GTATTACCATTGGCCCCTGGTGTGATGTCTTTAGTTTTGGTACCCTGCTTCTAGCAATGATCACCAAGAGCCATGATCAAGAAGTTGGCAAGATTATAGCTCGAAGTGAATATTCCTTTTTGCAGAGATTTTATGGGATTAACTTTGCAAAATTCATTGTCCTAAAGAATTTCTGGAAAGATGGTAAGTATCACATCCGTGATAGTGCTGCTGTTACAAAACTGGCTGGGAGATGCGTGAAGAGTTGCATGATGGGGGTAAAGAAATATCATGAGCGCCCTGGAATGTCTGAGGCTGTCAGCATCTTGGAATGCTTGCGTGTGGTGAAAGAGCTTGGCTTACACTGCAGTTCTCTTGCATGA